GAAGAAGATAGTCTTATAATCAAACTCAGGAGCGGCAGATACCTCAAAGTGAAACTACCCAAAGATTTCCCTCATAGAGTTTCTTCCGTAAGACTCAAGTTCTTCGGAGATGACCTTTATGTGGATGTTGTTTACGAGCAGGAAGTAAAAAAGAGAGAACCGAAAGGAGAATACAGAGCGGGGATAGATATAGGGCTTGACGAGCTTATATCCATTGTAAGTGAAAATCCTAAGCTTAAGAGCTTCATAGTCTCGGGAAAGGAGATAAAAGCTTTCAATCAGTGGTTTAACAAAGAAAAGGCGAAGCTAAGGTCTCAGATGGATTACCTGAGGAATGAGATAAAGAGCGGAGATTACGAAGATGTGAAGAGACTTTAAGAAAAAGCTGAAGGAACTTGAGATAAAGGAGAAGGTTTTATCAGCTCACAGGAAGAGGTGGATTGACAACAACCTGCACAAGATAGCGAGGAAGTTAGTAGATTTGCTCCACGAGACAGGACACAGGGTAATTTACATAGGGAAGAACGCTCTTGATAGCAAGAACGAGATAGAGTTAGGGAGGAAGACCAATCAGGAGTTTGTGTCAATTCCGTTCAGGAAACTTATAGAGCTGATCAAATACAAAGCTCGGGAGCTCGGAATGGAAGTTGTAGAGGTAGATGAGAGCTATACGTCAAAGACTTCTCCTTTTGCTGATGTGTTGAGGGTTCAGGAGCTCGGGAAATTGAAGTCAGAGGAGGAAGATGAAGGAAGAAAAAAGGAGATTGATAAAGAGATAAGGAAGCTGAGGAAGGGTAGCAGGAACGGGAACCTCTTTAAGGACAGGGTTATGAACAAAGTTTTTCACGCAGACCTTGTAGGAGCGTTGAACATACTGAGGGTGGGAGCAAAGCTCCTTAAACTAAGCTTTTATGAGAACCTGAAAATTCTGTTTATCAAGCTCTGTAATCCTGTGAGGTTCAAGCTTGTGGACTTTCTTTACTTGCAAGTATCCTCCGAGTCCCTCTATGGGATAGGAGGTAGTAGGCGGGAGGTTTTAGCTCCCGTAGGGTGGACGGAAAAACAGGGTTATTTGACTAAGGTTGAAACCTGATGCCCTGTTTTTCTGTACCTTGAGCACTCCCGCCCGGTTTAAAGCGGGCACGTGGGAGGAGCTCCTCGAAGGCAAAGGCGGCGAGCTTTACGTGCTCGGTTTTTACGGAAGCTACGAAGCGGCGGTGAAAGAAAAGCTTGCTCGCATGGAAGTCGCGCCTCCGGCGGATCGGTTCTACGTGGTGCCGGTCAAGGGAGGGCGTTATCGCTACGCTCTCATCGTGTGGTCACGTAGCGGACGGGATTACCGGAAAGAGGGCGGAACACCCCTCGTCACCTCCGAGCCTGCGAGGTACTAAATATATTATTAATCCGAGCAATTAATGTGTGACATTACATGGCATATCTGACTGCCGGAGCACGGAAGTAACTCTTCACTATCTCTGGCTGCCTTTGCGTGCTCATCAAATAGCTCCTCACGTTGCCCATCAATTCTTCTTTCGTCCGGGACCTCCTCCTTCCCACTGCGTTTGTCTTCACGTCTTGATTCAGATATTCATCCGGATTCAGCTCCGGACTGTATTTCGGTAAAAAGAAAATCTCTATCTCTTCTTTATGTCTACTCACCCACTTTGACACCTTCTTCGCATGATGTACCCTATGATTGTCAACTATCAGAAATATCTTTCTTTTTTCGTTGGATCTTATGAGTCTTCGTAAAAATTCGATAAATATCTCCGCATTAAACCGCTCCCCAAAAATCATGAATTTCATCTTCCCTCGGTTGCTTATGGCCGATATCATGTTGAACTGAAATCGCTTGCCGCTTACTTCCACCACCGGTGTTTCCCCCTTAGGGGCCCAACTCCTTCCTGCCTGATGGTCAGACCTGATCCCTGTCTCGTCTCCCCAGTAAATCTCCGCTCCTTCCTCTCGGGCCTTCTGCTTGATCCGTGGATATTCCTCCTCAAGCCACGCCTTTACTTCCTTAGGATTCTGCTCATAGGCCCGCTTCAAAGGCTTCTGCGGCGTAAAGCCCCACCGCCTCAAATACCGCCCTACCGTCCATACCGATAGCTTGATCCCAAACTTCCTCTCTATGAGCTGCCCCACAGCCTCTCTAGTCCAAAGAGCAAAGGGAAGCTTCATCTGGTCTGGACATCTGTCCCTTATGAGATTGCAAATCAGCGCCGCCTGCCAACCCTTAAGCTTTCCTCCCTTAGGTCGTCCGCGAGGTTTGGCCAAAAGGGCTTCTTCGCCTTTTTCCCGATAGATTTTGAGCCATCTTGAAATGGTCCCTCTGGCCACACCAAAAGTTTGAGCCACCTGGGTTTGAGACTGGCCATTGAGGACAGCTCGGACGGCTCTAAGTCTTATGGCTTCTTGAGCTTTTGGGGATAAATAGCGAGCGTCTTTCATAGGGGAAGACTACCACAAAAATTCTTTCATGTCATACATTTTCTGCACCTCTTAATAAATTGATGGTCAGGTAGGGATATGGCGTTCCGACCGTCCGATCATGAAGATCCGGTACAGGACGTTATCCTGGTTTCCGTTTTTGTTCTCGTGTTCGGCACTTTTGTAACGTTGGCGTTCGTCCTGATTCCGCCGTTGAGGTGTTTGCTTTACGCCGGCGTGCTCGCGGTAAAGGGCCTCGAAGCCTTCATGGCGTTTGATGCGGGGGTGGGGACGGCCTTCTTCAAGGCGGCGTGGTACTATTTGACGCATCCTTCCGCGGCGATTAACGTGCCTATTACGCATTTTTTTCAAGCGGTGTGGAACTCACAGGCCTCGCCTTTGAGGGTGGGCGTCGTAGGAGCGGTTGTTGGCATTGTCGTATGGCTCGCGTTGCGCATAAAGATAAGACAGGTGCCCTCGGAAAAAACGCTCCTTAAGCGCATTAAAACAACGCCTCCTGAGCAGACGCTCGCCGAGGAATTCGGCGTTCGGGATCCGCTTGACCTAACTGATCCTAAGAGAGCGGCGAAAAGCTTCGCTCGCATACGAGAAAAGACCAACATACCGCCCGCGGTGGTGGCCCGCGCGGTTAAAGATCGACGAATACGTTTGGCCCTGCTGTACTACAAGGATTTTCTTGAAAAGGGCAGGGTGCTCTGGCCGGTAAGCGACCCGGAACGCCTCAAAAAGATTCGGGAAAACGAACTCAAACGCCGTGAAGAGCGTGAAAAACAAAAATCCCCCGCGGGCGTATAACTTTCGTTCCCCAATGAACCCTATCGATAACTTTTTTCTTATCTTTTATCGGTGAACTACTCCGCCCTTACGGACGGAGCTTCTGAGGGAGTTTGACTGGTTTTTCCAGTCCTTATCCCTCGTGGCGGGTTCACTCCACCACATACTCCTATCCCCGCAAAAAGCAGAGATTCGGAGATACCTTCGCTCATTCTGTAGATTCTTACCCTTACTACCTTCCCAAGTCCCGTTACAAGGTCAAACCACTTCCTCTTGAACTTCCTTAAGATGTTCCTCGCTCCGTTAACATCTGCATTGATGAGCCCTTTAATCGGTGATAGGAAAAGTCCTCTCTTTACTCTCCTTCCGTTACCTTTGCTCTTTTTTGTTACCCCTGCTTCTTCATCGCAGGAGTCGGTAACGGAAGTATAGCTCTCGTCTATTAGCTTAACTCCTATACCCGCCTCTTTGAGCTTGTAAGTCAGGTATTCTGTTACTTTCCCGTGAGGCAGCAGCTTGAACATCTGATTTACAAGGTCGGCTAAGTTGTTTCCCTTGTTCTTTGACTCTTGAACTTTTCCTATCACTACCGTCTTTACTCCACTTAAAACTGCAAGTCTCTTTATGAGACTACTTACCTTGTGGGCAAAGTCTCTTAGCAAGTTCTTTACGCTCTTCCAGAGTCTGTGGAGTTTCTTCTCTAATGCAGTCGTCGGAATTCCTTTGTTTTTAAGGTTGTCTAATCTGCTTTGAAGTTTAGCTATTTTCTTGAGCTTCTTCCACAGAAGTGTCTTCAACCCTTTCCCATCTATGATGTAGGAGACAGGGTTCCCCTCTATCACGCAGGTTGCAAAGTTTGATACTCCATAGTCTATCGCTAAGACCTTGTTCCCTTGTGGCTTCCTATTCGGAATCTCTAACTCATACACCACAACAAGTTTATAGCTTATGTGTCCATACGATTTATACGGAACTATCTGTATGTTGAGAACTTTCAAGTCTTTGAGTTTTCTGTATCCCGTTTCTATCCAGAGGTATTCAGGAGAAATTCCAAACTTTTCTAATAGGTGTTTCTTTAAACTCCTTGACAGTGAAAGTCTAATTCTGCTTCCTTCTATTCTGAATCCTGTTTTGTCCCACGTTACTACTCTGTGAGGATTTTCAGGGTTTACATATTTGGGTGGTCTGACAATGTTTATTCCTTTCTTTTTGAATTTTCCAGGATTTTCTAAAAAGTTGAAGAAGTTAATCCATCCTCTTGAGAGTTCATCAAGAACTATTTGGGCTGAGCGAGATTGTAAGGAGCGTAAGTGTAGGGATTCGCCCTTGAGCTTGTTATACAGGTCTCTGTAATCGGGTTTTGCTAACTTGTTCTTTATGAGGTAGTTTGCTTGATTCCAGAGTCTTCCTGCATGATAGGTAAGGTATCCGAGGATTATCTCCTGTTCCTCTGTTAGATGATTTAGTTCAAAGACTATTGCTCTTTTTGTTTTCATCTCTGCGGTTGTAATTTATATTTACGGTTGTTTAGTTTCAAAGGCTTACGTACCTGCGGGCTTTCATCCCCTCCCTTACGGGAGGGGTCTTCCCGCCCGCAAAAGATAAAAAATTTCTTAAAAGTTATCGATAGCGCTTGGGGCGCATGGGGTAGCCGTAATCCTCGAGCATGATCCGCAATCCATAAAAGTGATTGCGGAAGCGCTTAGGGAGAGCTTCGTTGCCTTTCCGCGCTTGACGGAGAACGTAGGCCAGGTGAAAAAAGAAGGAAACGTAGAGGCGTTCGTCATTGCGCTCAAGAGGGAAGACCTGTCCGTTCACCCGAGTGATCCCGGGAAAGGGACGGTTCTCTTTTTCGTGGAGGAACTTCTCCCAGATGTAGCCCGCGGAAAATCGTCCCAACGCGAGAATTATATGGGGCCGGGCAATCTCAATCTGACGGTCGAGGTGTGGCGAACAAGCGATGATTTCCTGGGGCTCGGGATCGCGGTTTTCCGGCGGGCGACACTTGACCAGGTTGGTGATGTAAGTCAGATCCGTAAGGTAAGTGCGTCTGAGGACGTTGCGGAGAAACTTGCCCGCCCAACCGACGAAGGGTGCCCCCTGAATGTCCTCCTCGCGTCCGGGCGCTTCCCCAACGATCAACAGCGGCACCCGTGGCAAATCCGGGATTTCGGCGATCTTCGAACCTGGCACCGGAAGTCTCGCGCCGTTCCGCAGGTTGCAGGCGTGACAGGAGGTGATTTCTTGGTGCAGACGTTGCAACGCGTCCCGCACGCTAACCGCCTGCGTTTCGTTTTCCGGTCTTGCCATTTTTTCTCCTCCAATCTGAATTTTTCAGTTCTATCTTAACATCCCCTCCAACTGAAAAAGAAACCCCGAAATCCCTTGGCGTTTAAAGGTTTCGGAGAAGGGCCGTGAAAGACGCAGGGTTTGCTTGCGACGAATTCAGTGTGGCGTTAAGCGGTTCGTGTTTGTTATGTTAATTTAGTGGTAAAAAAGAAGGGAGGAGCGAGGTATGAGATACACCGAGGTAGTACAGGCCCTTGCCAAGCGTTTGTAGTCCCCTATGTTTGTGGTTCCCCTATAAGGGTTGAGAAGGTGAGAATTCGGAACAAGGTTAGCAGTCGCATGAGAGTCATGTTGAGCACGAACCCGAGGTGGCGGCGCTCCTCGGGATCGGTGGTTTCCACGAGGCGCCCGCATTGATCCAACCCGCGCTTTATGAGGCGGTCGGCCTGCTTGATAGTGTTGACGAAGACCTCTCGCTTAATCGCCTCATAGGTGAGCTCATGGTCCATAACCTCACATCCTCCCTTTCTTTGTGATCCTTGCGTTCTGTGGGACATCACATATCTCAGTTCCGGCCTCCGAAACGGTTTCAAGGAAAGAAGTTAGCTTGCCGTTTAAGTGCCGTAAGACCATACTCAAG
This portion of the Thermosulfurimonas marina genome encodes:
- a CDS encoding IS630 family transposase, producing the protein MKDARYLSPKAQEAIRLRAVRAVLNGQSQTQVAQTFGVARGTISRWLKIYREKGEEALLAKPRGRPKGGKLKGWQAALICNLIRDRCPDQMKLPFALWTREAVGQLIERKFGIKLSVWTVGRYLRRWGFTPQKPLKRAYEQNPKEVKAWLEEEYPRIKQKAREEGAEIYWGDETGIRSDHQAGRSWAPKGETPVVEVSGKRFQFNMISAISNRGKMKFMIFGERFNAEIFIEFLRRLIRSNEKRKIFLIVDNHRVHHAKKVSKWVSRHKEEIEIFFLPKYSPELNPDEYLNQDVKTNAVGRRRSRTKEELMGNVRSYLMSTQRQPEIVKSYFRAPAVRYAM
- a CDS encoding RNA-guided endonuclease InsQ/TnpB family protein, whose protein sequence is MKTKRAIVFELNHLTEEQEIILGYLTYHAGRLWNQANYLIKNKLAKPDYRDLYNKLKGESLHLRSLQSRSAQIVLDELSRGWINFFNFLENPGKFKKKGINIVRPPKYVNPENPHRVVTWDKTGFRIEGSRIRLSLSRSLKKHLLEKFGISPEYLWIETGYRKLKDLKVLNIQIVPYKSYGHISYKLVVVYELEIPNRKPQGNKVLAIDYGVSNFATCVIEGNPVSYIIDGKGLKTLLWKKLKKIAKLQSRLDNLKNKGIPTTALEKKLHRLWKSVKNLLRDFAHKVSSLIKRLAVLSGVKTVVIGKVQESKNKGNNLADLVNQMFKLLPHGKVTEYLTYKLKEAGIGVKLIDESYTSVTDSCDEEAGVTKKSKGNGRRVKRGLFLSPIKGLINADVNGARNILRKFKRKWFDLVTGLGKVVRVRIYRMSEGISESLLFAGIGVCGGVNPPRGIRTGKTSQTPSEAPSVRAE
- a CDS encoding uracil-DNA glycosylase is translated as MARPENETQAVSVRDALQRLHQEITSCHACNLRNGARLPVPGSKIAEIPDLPRVPLLIVGEAPGREEDIQGAPFVGWAGKFLRNVLRRTYLTDLTYITNLVKCRPPENRDPEPQEIIACSPHLDRQIEIARPHIILALGRFSAGYIWEKFLHEKENRPFPGITRVNGQVFPLERNDERLYVSFFFHLAYVLRQARKGNEALPKRFRNHFYGLRIMLEDYGYPMRPKRYR